The Claveliimonas bilis genome window below encodes:
- a CDS encoding lysophospholipid acyltransferase family protein has protein sequence MIRFICIVIVLFLYLVIGIPVLLIENVVGLVSKRAKDYSCLRMVQWTFRLMLKIAGVSVTVIGEENIPDEPVLYIGNHRSYFDILLTYSRCRRLTGYVAKKEMLRYPLLRDWMKNLYCLFLDRSTPKEGLKTILTAIEYIRSGISICIFPEGTRNTGEELSMLPFKDGALKIAEKTGCPIIPMSMNNTQAIFEKHLPFVRKAHVVLEYGTPIYPDKLDKETKRHLGAYCQNIIQETITKNQSLV, from the coding sequence ATGATAAGATTTATTTGTATCGTAATTGTTCTGTTTCTGTACCTGGTCATCGGCATTCCCGTTCTCCTCATAGAAAACGTAGTTGGCCTTGTCAGCAAAAGAGCAAAAGACTATTCCTGTCTCCGGATGGTGCAGTGGACGTTCCGGCTCATGCTGAAAATTGCCGGAGTGAGCGTAACTGTGATCGGAGAAGAAAACATCCCGGATGAACCGGTCCTTTATATAGGAAATCACAGAAGCTATTTCGATATTCTGCTGACCTATTCCAGGTGCCGGCGCCTGACAGGCTATGTTGCCAAAAAAGAAATGCTCCGCTATCCTCTTCTCCGTGACTGGATGAAAAACCTTTACTGTCTCTTCCTCGACAGAAGCACGCCGAAGGAGGGACTCAAAACCATTCTGACTGCTATAGAATATATCAGAAGTGGAATTTCTATCTGCATCTTCCCGGAGGGAACAAGAAATACAGGCGAAGAACTTTCTATGCTGCCATTTAAGGACGGTGCGCTGAAGATTGCTGAAAAGACAGGATGTCCTATCATCCCCATGTCCATGAACAATACACAGGCAATCTTTGAAAAACATCTGCCTTTTGTCAGAAAAGCCCACGTGGTACTGGAATATGGAACCCCCATTTATCCGGACAAACTGGACAAAGAAACCAAAAGGCATCTGGGCGCATACTGCCAGAATATCATCCAGGAAACAATCACAAAAAATCAGTCCCTGGTATAG
- a CDS encoding protease complex subunit PrcB family protein — MKEQRRLLCTLCIVLLIFVSPSAGCSVVKENKEKTGDIEYTVVKEEELPKELQKQIEQKKEDPMKISYGDQGMLYIVRGYGEKDTEGYQAEVRELYETKNAIYIRTYLKGPESEEEAKEKKTCPYVAVKMPYSAKKIRFDE, encoded by the coding sequence ATGAAAGAACAAAGGAGGCTGCTTTGCACGCTTTGCATTGTTTTGCTGATTTTTGTTTCGCCATCTGCAGGCTGCAGTGTGGTAAAAGAGAACAAAGAAAAAACCGGCGATATCGAATATACAGTAGTAAAGGAAGAAGAGCTGCCAAAAGAGCTGCAAAAGCAGATTGAACAGAAAAAGGAGGACCCCATGAAGATTTCCTACGGAGATCAGGGGATGCTTTATATTGTGAGAGGATACGGAGAAAAGGACACGGAAGGATATCAGGCAGAAGTCAGGGAACTTTATGAGACAAAGAATGCCATTTACATACGGACTTATTTGAAAGGTCCGGAATCAGAGGAGGAAGCTAAAGAAAAAAAGACCTGCCCTTATGTGGCGGTAAAGATGCCGTATAGTGCAAAAAAAATCCGATTTGATGAGTGA